The DNA window GGTTGCCATGGTAAATGACCCGGACAACAAGGCCGTTTTCGAGAAGATGGGTATTAAGAGCGTTGTCAGTCCGACCGAAATCCTCGGAGTGGCTCTTGAAGACAGTCTCTTCAGAGAACATATCACGAACTTGCTCCCCTCATCTGAAAAGGTATCAATTCTCAGAATAGAAATGACTGAGAAGTCTCCCATTCTTGGAGAAGCGATCAAAGACATTCCGCTTCCAAACGAAAGCGTCATAGGGGCAATAATCAGGGACGACGAAGTAGTTATACCGAGGGGAAACACTGTGATTGAAATGGGTGATGTTCTTCTAGTGTTAAGTAGCCCAACGGTCCAATCTTC is part of the Mesotoga sp. BH458_6_3_2_1 genome and encodes:
- a CDS encoding TrkA family potassium uptake protein; translated protein: MKIVLIGGEKIAYHLARRFLSKGHNVMIVNKNERFCDEMAKKLRAVIVRGDGSKRYVLEQLELDRSDLFVALTPYDQDNLVACLTASRVYGIERPVAMVNDPDNKAVFEKMGIKSVVSPTEILGVALEDSLFREHITNLLPSSEKVSILRIEMTEKSPILGEAIKDIPLPNESVIGAIIRDDEVVIPRGNTVIEMGDVLLVLSSPTVQSSVFETLLGEV